One Acidobacteriota bacterium genomic window carries:
- a CDS encoding ATP-binding protein — RPPFAFPPWASTFFHRRFSRPQHQTSQSCWACFGFHEFGRVGRRTPAQGAGLGLAITQRIVEAHGGTISVASKLGRGAKFLVSLPAAVERAKAGRSAVTA, encoded by the coding sequence CGCGCCCGCCGTTTGCTTTTCCACCCTGGGCCTCGACGTTTTTCCATAGACGTTTTTCTCGCCCCCAGCATCAGACTAGCCAGAGCTGCTGGGCCTGCTTTGGGTTTCACGAGTTCGGACGGGTCGGCCGCCGGACGCCTGCTCAGGGCGCCGGCCTCGGCCTGGCCATTACCCAGCGCATCGTCGAGGCCCATGGCGGCACGATCTCCGTCGCGAGCAAGCTCGGCAGGGGCGCCAAGTTCCTGGTCTCGCTCCCCGCCGCGGTGGAGCGCGCCAAAGCCGGCCGCAGCGCGGTCACCGCCTGA